The DNA window atgttacTTTATAACATGATGCTGCAAAAATACACAGCAAAAGGACtgcataataataatttttattggaAGACATTGGTAAATTGAATATTTTCTTAGAGGATTTGATTAACCAATGTGCGATGTTTTGATGTAGACGATAGGTGTGTACATATATAGACATGCATTGTTCCTCTTTAGATTTGTcaattattatttgaatttaaatGTAGGACAACAATCGCTTTATGAGTTATCATGAGATCATGCATGACATTAAAATCCAAATAATGCTATATTTAATTCCATTAATTAAGTTGCATGTTGAGATATCTTGAAATAATTTTAAACATCAACTACTATTTATGAAGATTGAGCATGCACAAATCATTTTACGATACACTACTATTTGATTTATTATCTTGTTTAATTACAAGAGAATTGAGAAATgacgaaaaaaataaataaaagaattaaaaaggCTATGGAATGGAAATTAAAtgtattgaaatttaaaatgcatcaaaaatatatagaaaataattataatagtatACGAGAATCTTGATATGgtataaaaattaaatgcatATAGAAATGATTAAAAAGAAAGTGCTAGCGTAAAAAATAATCTTACACACGACAATCGAATATGCATCTATATATCAATTGGGCAAGAGGGCACAAAACGGTTGGGTAACTTGGAATGGTTATTTAGATGTATAATTGTATCCCTTGTTCTTTATTAGATCCGACATTGTGTGTAATATTTATGCAGtatgtgtgcaatgtgtatatgtttgtatagtgtgtgtgttgtATTTGATGTAGGAAATCGATAGGAAACTCTAAAATGTTTCAAAACTAAATGATAATTGATCGATCTTATATAGTACTAGTTGACAAGAGATCAGACTTCAAATGAAATATGCATCAGTATACATTAAAATCAAGTGGGATATTGAATCTCATGTTGTACAAAATAGGAGATGAGTGAACAAATCAAAAGGGGAAGAAATAAAATCGAAAAACAACGTAAAAATGATAGTGTTAGATCAACATTGGTGGTGAGGTGAACAAAAGAGGGGACCAGCATCGGATGTTAAAGCAGGAACCATTGATCCGACTGCGGCTTCAAAGTGTTGCGATGCCAAATAATTTGGAGCAACACTTCCATATCCTGATGGGATAAAATATGCCCCGTTTACGAACACGTCCTTTGTCGACCTCCACTTCCAGCTCTTCCAACTCTCCTTCGTCTCACGTTTTGTTACCTGCCGTACCAAAAATAATTATTCTTATTATAGGATAATATAACACTTTTATTTGACTTGTTTTGCCtttaaatttctgaattttatgactattttgtatattagtattaaaacaaattatttaattattgatttcatCTAATTTTGCAATTATTAAAAACGAATATTGATATTCATAGCCAAAAATTTACGTGCGCAGAGAGGAATTGGATGCAATGACATTATTTCTTTGTCAATTATGCCGAATCAATTTCTCGGCTATCTGTGGAAAGACGACCTCTAAAGAAATGCGACTCAACTATGACGGACAAGATTTTTCTCTTAATTAGCAATACCAAATTGTTGTGACGCACCTCTTTAACTTGATCGGAAGCCACAAAATAATTGCCTTCGCTTAGGATAGTTGGATCGGCACTCCCACCAATTGCATACATAATCCACTTATCGTACCTGTTGTTGGCTACGTGGGCATATCCATATCGAACTCTGTAATACATAACCACCTCTAATCAAATTAATAAccattttttttttgagttGGGCTAATAATAAGAGTAATAATTTatgtaaaaataatattcctttgcctataaaaaataaaaatggaacttttttttctttcgttttCTATATGTACATTAAATTACCTTGGCATTCTTTGCACCAATCCAGACCCAAAGTGATTAAAAACCACCGTCACTTTCATGATTTTGTCATCTGTAAATCCATCTTTATGTCCCAGCAGcatcacctatatatatatataaaattaataattactcCATGTTTTAATAAAAGTGACTGAATCATAATATACCTTATCATGCTGAGTAAAGTAATTGTTGGAAAGAGTAACAAAATTTGATGCATGTGTCACGTCAAGAAGACCATCCGTGCAACGAGCAAGGTAGCAATGATCAATCCATACATTAGACGAACCAAGAACGGTAATTCCATCTCCATCACTACCGAGCCTGTGCCCGACATGGTCCGTGCTACTCCGCACCAGGCCGGGCTTCCCGGGCTTGCAGTCGTGGATGCTAAGCCCGTGGACTATGACATGGCTCACGCCCTCAATAGTAATGCACGGCCCATTTGATATCTCTACTCGCGCCCCTCTACCATCAATAGTCTTATAACTATTCACAATCAACTCGTTATCGAGTTTAATACTCATGTCGCTTTCAAATATGATCCATAGCGGTTGGGCTTGGATCGCACCATAACGAAGCGTACCCGGCTTAGGGTTAATCGCGTCATCTGACGCGTCAGTCACGATGTATATAGCCCCGTTCTTCCCTCCCACGGCCCCACTTCCGAATCCTATTGCACAATCGGCTAGCGCCTTCCGGGTCAGGGCCCAATTCGGGTCAGCCCGCCAGCACGAGTCGATTTTGTTCATCACCTTGTCACTTTGGCGAGGATATGTATGGATGTTATAATGTGgggatgttttgttttgagtTTTGTGAGATGAATGTGCAATAGTTTTCGAAATGCTATAGGCAAATAGCCATGAAAGTATGAAAAGGGAAGTGTGTTTTGCCATGGTTTGGATTTGAGAAGAAAATGATATGTttgtatatgtatataaatagGGAAGACAAGAGATTAGTTGTGGCTGCCATGTTTAGGATTATGGAGTTTCATCTTAATTAACGTGTGAGCACGAAACTTatgtcattaattaatttattataggattatcattttattattatttaattagcatTGTCCACCGTTGAGTATCTCCTGCAGTCCAATTGCATATTCCATAAGTTTGAGGAAGATTACAATTTATGCTCTAATTAACATGTTAATATGTCATAGTACATTGAAACTTTTgaacttattttacttttatttttaagtacTCCTCGCCACCGCTGACCACACCGTTATTATAGTTATAATCACAGTCAATATGcgcaatttatttttcataatcgATAAGATATATGATCCGATATTAGTCCGTCCTCCTTATTTATTAGAATTTCTTCAATCTTTATCTTACTAAGACTAATTTTAAGGTGTGGATGATAcaataaaatatttcattcgCAACCAAAAGTATTTCGAATGTAAATGATAGATTAAAATCTCTCATTATAAAGAGTATTTCGAGTTGTAAGTGATAACTTAACAGTCCTTATTCACAAtcaaatataattttgagttgTGAATTATAGGCCtgaaattttcatttccaaCCTACATTAGTTTCGAGAATTATAAGAGTGAAATAGTGACTGTAGTCATTTTAAAGATTTTTATGTGAATTAACAGATGCATTTAAAATTtgggatattggtctctaaaattatgaattttgcccaaattttggtatttcccactAACTTTAAAATTGTTCTAGAATATCACAAActtcggttccgaaccggcaTTTTTTTATGGTTTTTCGTGGTTCCGAACCATCGGTTTTCGGCGGTTTTTGCTGTTTCGGCTCGGTTTCatggttccggttcgaaaaattttgaacctgaaccgaaccacaATTCTAAAAtcgacggtttcggttcggataACTTCTCACAGTTCCGGTTCGAAACCATAACCTCCGATTAcggtttcacggttaaccgcctgAATCgtaaaccttgggcatctctatCCACAAGGGATAGTTTTTTACCCTCACTCTGCATAGTAAGGTTCAAATTTTACCAACTCCTTGTGTATTTTGTTCTTCTCCTTCATGATTAGTCCTTAATTTTTGACAATGTTCTCTCACAAGGTCAGATTTGGAGTATGGGAAATAAGAGAGAAATTTTTTGTCAAAGTATTCAGACATAACACGTGGAGAAGTCGCTATCCACTTTAAtgtaatatttaaatatgtaaattaGATCTGTtaagtactacctccgtcccataagaataatgacattttccattttgagatgtcccataaaaatatcccattttatttttggtaactttgATAAGgcccatttcatgcatcggtttaggggtaaaatgtacgctatttgatcagtttatcgcgcaaagcaagtgttaaacgtgcaggaatgccgcttgaccaaggcaacaaggccaaactgatcaaacgagtacaataggcgaaaaagaccagaaatcgggggagttgatcaaggggagtaatcaagcagtcaaggagaggaccactggcttccagaagaaggacacgtgagGCTAATGAGCTGTAGGGccggcaattttcgacacgacacgataatccgacacgaatccgcacgaaattattgggttggggtcaagtcttattggatccgtgtccttatcgggttgacccattaagaacccgataatttcgggttgggttcgggtcggatacgggtaacccattaagaaataatattattatttttattattatttaaaaaaatatatattactttaattttttaatttcttataaattaggtttaaatagtataaaatgaattttaattgtgtaaattaggttaaaaattaaggtttaatcgtgtaatattaggttttaatcgtgtaatatcaggttcgggttgttatcgtgtcgtgtcaacccgtattatatcgtgtcgatgacgggttcgtgtcgggtgcgggtcgtgttcggatttgaaggtagcaggtcgggttcgtgttcggatttacagtttccttaacaggtcgggttcaggttaggccttattgggttgggtcattatcaggttgacccgataatgacccaatccgcacgatttgccagccctaatgagctggatggtgcgcatcattctgttatcaaggacaatgttctagaaggggacacgtgctgatatatgagacgcaaggacggagctgggTCATGAATTTGTTattgaaaagcgtcgtcattctagaagaagagcacgtagcaatcgatgagtcgATCGCTctcagcgtgagcgaatattccctgccatgATCGTTATCCAACTGGAGGTCGTTGccttgcttataaatagaggacaTGCCACCACGCAAAAGGATCCGATCTTTTACCTTTCCttctttagtttttagtttagtttagctaaGTTTTGCTATATAGCTTAGAGAGAGAAACGTTTAgttaaagggcgaccgaagtgAGCGCTACAGAATACTCGATATCTGTCGGCGTTATCTCAAGTTTCTCGCcgaggatcttctcggttttacttgctttcgtattttccgaagtgttagcttagtctAATTTCAAGTTGCTTTGTAGTTAAAGTTTCGAGCTTTTTACATTCTGCATATTCGATGTACTCGTTTGGATACTAAGTATAAAATCGAAGTTGTTCTGTTTTCATCATCGTGTTTACTATTCTAAGtagttaattttataatatgtttGATTTATAACTTACCTTTAATCTATGATAAACTGTATGAAAATTTGCATGatgttatattttgaatttaatttaaacacGAACAACCTATTTAAGAAGATCGAGCATGCTCAaatcattttataatatatttgatTTGTAACTTGCCTTTAATCAATGATTAACTGTATGGCTAGTTTTCAAGAGAATGGTTCAATTGAGAACTATAAAATAAGAACTTTAAATTTATTAGCTGGTAATACAAACCATATAAGTGGATAGCACAAAATATATTACTAGTTGCTTTAAGTGATATATTTTGTACACTTGACATTCATTgacaattttattatattcaaattaaattaatgtatattttgccattttattatattttaatataaaaaaagttaaaaaaaattaatagttgcTAAAAAGAGAGGGTGAGGCTACACGACGTCTCATTGCAGGTGAATGGGTAGGACATGAAATGGTGACGTGAAGGACTATAAATTGATAAAAGGTGAACTATAGTCTATCTCACTGTGGAGGCATGTTCTAATATCTTTCGtgatactttttcactatttactattttttttaccgAAAATGCCCCCAAAGGCATAGAAGGCAATTTTCTAgtaaatcataaaattaatatacttgATACTGagtatatgatattttctctatcttactttttaTCATTGGATGAATTTTCTCTATCTTATTCTTTATTATTGGGTAATATAGTTTGAGTATCCGATATTTGTCACTGTGCGTCACACCATGAATAAAACAAAATGCTCTTTGTGGAACATAGAAAACGGAAATTGGAACGAATTTGTTCTTACCTGCTCTCTGTGTGTCACTCACTGCCATTAGAGAGAGCTCATCTAAACAAATATTTTCAATTCATTCATCAACCAAAAAATCATAAAAGGGGGGGAAAAGTGAAAATGGGCACCCGAACCGGGTCTCACCAGCTAAGTAGCGGGCTCATGGTGTCGGGTCGACCCGAACGCCAGCCCACAGAACGGCCCTCTCGGATGGCGTCACGCACCGTCATCTACACCGGCGGCGACATCAAGACATCTGGCGAGCTCGGGAGAATGTACGGCGTCGATATTTCCGGTGGAGAAAACCCGCCCCAAATCCCCCCTCGACCACCGGGCGTCGCCGCCGCGAGATCCGGCCCAATTCAGGTCCCGCTAGCAAACTGTCGTCGTCGTCGTCCTTTTCTGGCCCGGTGACGCCGATTCAGCCTACCGGCCTAATCACTTCCGATCAACAGGCTACGCCTGGCTCAAATAGGCGGTCGGAACCGCTCGACGCCGCCGCTGCGTCGACGCCTTGCTCGTTTAAAAAGGCCAATTACAGCTCCGCAGTGACGAGCCTGGGGGGACAGGTCAAGTTAGGGTTTAGGATATCGCTGGTGGCAATGTGGGTGTCTCTGGCCGTGACGGTGATTGGTCTGACAGTGGTTGCATTACTGATTGCTGCGGTGGAGAAGATGGTGATtttggcggtggcggtggcggcgatGGTCCCTGCCGTGGGGATCGTGGTGTGGAATTTCACGTACCAAAAAAGGGGGTTTTAGGGTTCTTGAGGAAATTTCCTGATTCGGAGCTGAGGAATGCTGTTGATGGCCAGTTCGTCAAGGTCACTGGGGTAATTTCTTATTCTTTTGTTCTTTGGATTTTTGGTTAACCAAAATCAACTTATTCACACgtgcatttatgttttaataaatgtttacTTTTTTGTCGTAATGATGTTGATTAAGGAATAATAAACAATTGATATCGCACTATTCATAATAAATAACCTCAATTGACAATAATGAGAAAATAGTTCTTTACGTAACGTTTACCTGTAATGAAACATTATGGATTGTTCCAAGCTTATATAATAGTTTGCTGAATCTTGTTTAACAACTTGGCAAGATAAAAACTGATAGTTTAAGTTTCTTTTCTTATGCTGAGGCTGGGATTGATTTCTTTAGCAATTTGAGTTTCAGTGTATTACTATGCAAAAGTAGCTGACCTGCACTGGCCATGTTTCTTTCACTACTTCTTCATCCCTCTTGCGATGAGTTATAATTTAATGttaaaaactttaatttttgttCCACTTTGACTaggtgatgatcctagctccTCTATATTAGTATGGATAATCCTCCCCTTATAAgaccttttaaggggtgagtgacacATTTCTAATAAGGTATTAGAgggggcccaagtcgatgatggattttatctctctatcgcttctcttgcctacccacgtgatggaagtccgatgtgacttagtctcttctcttgcctacctacgtgatggaagtccgatgggTCATTCCGTGACTTAGTGATGATCCTAGctcctctatataagtgtggataactctCTCCCTTTAAaagggtgagtgactcatttctaatatgtgTGATTGTAAATCTAAGGTACGATAGTGGCAGGCTAGAAAACGGTGGAAAATATTGCAGCGGCGATCCACAAGCTGTACGCTTTACCTTTCTGTTTCTGTATTAAGGttgaaatttataaatatatttcacTCTGCTATGTTTCAGTCTTCCACTATCTCTCTGTAAGAAATTTACTCGACTTGTTTTGAACTGTTTTTGTAGATCCGTCATATGTTTTTGGCTTGCAAAATTTTTTCTTGGCTTTTTTGcattaattaaattaacaagGGAATGAAGAGTTAATGTGATTCAAATCTATGAAGCCTTCAAAAAGTAGTCACAACTCAATAGTGCAAAATAAATAGATTAAAAGAACTATGAAGTTGCAACTATTTATTGGTATAAACAAACTATGTGAAGAAGGTTTTTAACTTTAAACTTCTCATTAGTGGTATGGTTTAGAATACCTGAGACCGAGATCCTTTGTTTCTTCTTGTTGACTGGTTTATGATCTCTATCCCAGCTATTTGGGAACATGTGTTGGTTTAAGCTCTGCCTGTAAATGAAGTTCACTTAATACTTCTCTATGTTGCAAGTGTGTGGTTCTCTTGTACTGTATAGTCTATCTAGTTGCAGTCTCATGTTGCTTGTTGCATTTTTTTGTGTAGGTTGTTACTTGTGGCAGTTCACCGCTTGAAACTTCGTATCAAAGAGTGCCAAGATGTGTGTATGTTTCCTCTGAGTTACACGAATATAGAGGTTATGGTGGAGAAAAGGCAAATGCTAAGCACCGTCTCTTCTGTTGGGGATGCAGGAACTCAGAGGTTAGTTTTCATAGAATATGGTGAGTTTTAGTGAATATTAATGTACACGTAGATGTTACTCTAAATCGTCAGCTGAAGTACCACAACAACCTCGTAGAACTGCAAATGAACTTACTTATGATGCTGTAATAcgttaaatagacaaaattacCACAAGACCATCAAAACCCAGTAGACctatttgcaaaaaaaaaatcagtttaATGGATATTGGTCTGCTTTTTAATTGGATCATGGCTCGACCCTTTAACATTCAACTGTCTCTCGGTTGTACATAAATAAGACAAGTTGCTGGCTTAGTTATAGACCAATGATTCATGTCACGCATAAATCGAACCTAAATTCGCAACGTATAaagtttatttttctttgacTCATTACAATCACGATTTTTGGGAGTGCTCTTAACCCAAAATATTGACTCATAATAGTATTTGTCAGACGGCGAAGAAAGCCAAAACCATTAtcagatttcaaaattttgaataaaaCCCAGATAAAAAACAGAAACCGAAACCACAACATAAACATGCTGGTAAAGTTTACAGATAAAACTCATAGGCTGATACAAAGTAGTGACATGGCGTGCCAAAATCCAACTAAACAGATATATCTATACATGAACTAAATACCTGAGGGCCCAATGCAGCTTACGAGACACCAATCGTCTTGTTCAATATCCACAGTGTGAGAGAAAGGTGAACGGCAAAAATAGTGTGAAGACGGGTCCTGTCCAGCATAAAGCCATACACTGAAACTCCGGCTTTGTTGTGCTCAAAATATTTTGCTGCACCATTTATCAAATTCTCGTTACCAAATGGAGTACTGTGTGAAAGGAATAAAAAGTAGAACTATGCAGAACTCACCTAGAGCTTGCCTCTTCTGGTACGATATAGTATTTGCATAATTATGCACCGAGCTTGTATCATTCAGTTCATCATCTTCGTCTCCTTCTTTATCTGAGTCCCAGTCAAGAGTGACCGGATACACTGTCCCCATTGAAGAATTCTGAGCTCGAGGAGTTTCATCATACATCTCATCTAATG is part of the Salvia splendens isolate huo1 chromosome 6, SspV2, whole genome shotgun sequence genome and encodes:
- the LOC121807303 gene encoding probable pectate lyase 16; its protein translation is MAKHTSLFILSWLFAYSISKTIAHSSHKTQNKTSPHYNIHTYPRQSDKVMNKIDSCWRADPNWALTRKALADCAIGFGSGAVGGKNGAIYIVTDASDDAINPKPGTLRYGAIQAQPLWIIFESDMSIKLDNELIVNSYKTIDGRGARVEISNGPCITIEGVSHVIVHGLSIHDCKPGKPGLVRSSTDHVGHRLGSDGDGITVLGSSNVWIDHCYLARCTDGLLDVTHASNFVTLSNNYFTQHDKVMLLGHKDGFTDDKIMKVTVVFNHFGSGLVQRMPRVRYGYAHVANNRYDKWIMYAIGGSADPTILSEGNYFVASDQVKEVTKRETKESWKSWKWRSTKDVFVNGAYFIPSGYGSVAPNYLASQHFEAAVGSMVPALTSDAGPLFCSPHHQC